A window from Desulfuromonadaceae bacterium encodes these proteins:
- a CDS encoding ArsR family transcriptional regulator, giving the protein MLESLFGSINKERVLFFIYARSQGHARDMARFFACSLTPLQRQLEILERGGILVSSLVGRTRLYSFNPRYPLLAEVTDLVEKALTFYPEDERLRLQMERQRPRRAAKPL; this is encoded by the coding sequence AACAAAGAACGGGTCCTTTTTTTCATCTATGCGCGCAGTCAGGGGCATGCGCGTGACATGGCGCGATTCTTCGCCTGTAGTTTGACTCCTCTCCAGCGTCAGCTTGAAATTCTGGAGCGCGGCGGCATTCTTGTCAGTTCGCTGGTTGGGAGAACCCGACTGTACTCTTTTAATCCCCGCTATCCTCTCCTTGCAGAAGTGACTGACTTGGTCGAAAAGGCCCTGACTTTCTATCCGGAAGATGAGCGACTGCGGTTGCAGATGGAACGACAGCGTCCACGTAGAGCTGCAAAACCATTATGA